ATCGAGTCATGTTTGACTCAAATCCAAAATCTGGTTCCCCCACCGTTGGCTGCAAGGGTTTGTTACACTCAATAACCTTATGTGAATTATTTTTATCAAAGGTAGTGGTTTCTAATTTAAGAGATGAATAATATTCTCTAGCTACCAACCAAGTCATCGAATTTTAGGCAGTAAGTTGTTTTCTCAGAGGAGAaatatttctctcttttcttcgaCACATGCTGATATGGAATAGTATGATTCattatgtaaatattttgtttttctgACTTGTTGTCTCTGTGACAGCATGACTGCTTCATATTGTTCCTCTTGTTATCGTTGCAGTTACATTAGATCATGTTTACTGGTTGTAATGGTAAATGTTACCAAATTGACTATACCATTTGTTATTTATGATCCTGATTGTTAGTGCAATGTTTGTCAGTTTTTATTAATTGCCTCCAATATGGCACCTTTAACTTGCTTTATTGTTTGTCTTGTAATTGttactgtattttttttttcccttttttatttgATGGGGAGGCGTGCAGATGCTAGCAGCCACTCTCTGCAGATGTGGCAACTTCATCTGCTCTAAAGAGGAAAGGAAGCACTCAATGCCTCGGATGGGTGTCACCTGATACATCAGACCAGTACTCCAGATGACCTGCTGATTTTGCAAAGGGCTAGACCTGCAGAATCTTGTGGCTGTGCCCTGGTCTGAAAATTCCCTACGAAATATTTGGGTGCAGCCTAATTCTGTGGCTTGACTTGTTTCTTGTAGGCCCCACACATATGCAAAACATTTCATGTAACTTCAACTAGAAGGGGTTAATCCGGTTGATATGCCTGATTCCTTCTGGTTTTTCCACCTCAACCAAGCCAAGGAAACCTATCCGTCTCACCATTTTGTTTGGCACACCTCCTTCTCCAAGCCCCTCTCACATACAAACAGTTTATCGGGGTTAATCACCACTAGTGGAAGTTATGTCCCCAATGTGTAGATGAATTTAATATAAACAGAATTATCATGGTTACTTGACGCATATAATCTGTGAAGGTATTATGTAGATAATCTTACTACAAAAGAAAAAACAACTATCATGATTAGGTCAAAGGTGGTGCAAGTGGTCTTTTGTGGTAATGTGAGACTGACCACTGAGTTGGTAGTACTAATAAGATCTCATAGCCTTCTGATGTTGCCATCACTGAATGAGACTGCTTTTGAATGCAATTTAACTAATGTATGCTCACCTTGAGAGTTATGTAGAATGAAATGAAACGAGTTCACTTTTTAATGTTGTCCAAGAGGATCCTTCCACAAGTTTCTCTTTGTGATTCTTCTTCctgttttttttttggcttgaAATTTAGTGCTTCTGGATGTATTTTGAATCTTTTGAGAGGTGCATCTTGAATTTCTCAGGCTTGGTCACTCTACCTCTTTCTCTGCTgatgtcatcaatgaaattcTGTATATAGGTGTCCGGAATAGTTGATGATCTTAGGCATGCAAGGTTTACTGTGGAACCTGCTGAAGATGAAGCTGGGAAGGTTGTTCTAGCGCTGCTCCGTCAGGACACACCTGCATCATCTTCCACGAACAATTCAGAGTTGGAAGCTCTTCAATTTTCTGCTTTGAGGCTGAATATCACGAACCATATAGCGCTTTTGATAGAGAAGAGGTCTATTAAGAGGCTACATGATAAAGCCCGTGACACAGaaacaacaaagaaaaaaattttgaggtACCTACTATATCTTTTGAGGAAGTATGGGAAAACAATTTGCGGACGCCAATCAGAAAGCAACCTTGCCTTGTGTGAAGAGTCACCTAATCAGTCTTTTGAATCAGAATCCCATGGGAGAAATGATGATAGGGAACAAGTTGATGATTCTTGTTCACCCACACCTCCTGAAGAATTCAAATGTCCTATCTCTATGAGACTAATGCATGATCCAGTTATTATAGCTTCTGGACAGACATTTGAAAGAGTGTGCATTGAAAAGTGGTTTAACGAGGGTAATGACTCTTGTCCAGTGACTCACATTAAGGTGCCCCATACGTCCCTGACCCCAAACTGTGGAATGAAGGATCTTATTTCCAAATGGTGCCTGAGACATGGACTTGCTATTTCTGACCCATCTCCCCAACCAATTCCTGGACTGCGCATTTCTAGGGAAGCTTCATCATCCTGTTCTGTTGTTAGCTTTGGCAGTTCTATGAATGAATTGCGCCTTCAAATCAGCAATGTATCACTTCGTTCTTCAGATACCAACTGCGGTTCACATACACTGGATGTCAAGATTGATGATGGTTGTAGTTATATTCCTCCTCAGATGATTGCCAATACTTGTAGATCTGACTCTTCTACAGATAACCATGGTGTGAATTTAGCTTTTCTTTCAACACTACCATGGGAAGATCAATGCAAGGCAGTGggagatattaaaaataatttgaaagataATGAAAAGGCACGTTTTTTAAAGTTTTCTAGTAGTTATATTAAACCCCTGATCAAATTTTTGAAGAACGCACAGGATTTGTGTGAACCAAAATCTCAGAGAGATGGAGCCAAGGTGCTTCTGGCAGTTTTGCTTGAGAGCAGGTAATGCTTCCCATTGGGGATTTCATGATTGGTAAATCCATAATATTTAATTACAACATTTGGACTGCATCATGGACTATTTGTTTTCATCCTCTGTTTCTCTGTCCTTGCTTTTAGTTAATGGGGTTTGAGGGAAACGAAACATCCAAatgattatttattatattttatttatttgattttttatatCCACTCATTTTTTTAATGCACACAGTTTTTATCTTTTCTTTCATGTCATGGTGCTCCAATTTTTTGCTGTTAGAAATGAGGTGCCACCTTTACACGAAGATGCAATCTATGTGCTGGCATCATTCATAGATTCTGAAATCAGCGAAGAAGCTCTTCAAATCATGGAAGTTCTGTCTCGCCAACACTTCTATAAGACTAAAATCGTGGCATCTGGAGTTCTTCCTTCCATCTTGAAAGTCCTCGATTCCCAAATTAGGAAGAATCACGTGCTCGCTATGAAGATTCTACACAAATTGTCCTCAAGCAGTGACATTGGATACCACCTAGTGTATCTGGATTGCATCCCTAAGATCATTCCGTTTTTGAGTGATCGTATTCTTGCTGGATATTGCTTAGAAATTCTCAGCAACTTACTGAATACTGAAGAGGCTGTGGTTGCAGTTGCTGAAACCAATATATGCATTGCTTCCATTGCTGAACTGCTAGAAAATGGAACTAAAGAGCAACAAGAACATGCTGTTGATGTTCTCCTTTCCTTATGTCATTGTTGCCCTGGGTATCATGAACTGGCCATGCAAGAGAACATTATCCAATCTTTAGCAAGTGTTTGTGTCAATGGGAATTCCAGAGGAAAGGTGGTTGCGAAGGAACTGCTTCAGCTGCTGAGAGATGTTACCAACGATGATGTTCGAGAAAATCAACTTCCAAATACAGTTTTGAACCTGGACATAGCACAGAACTCTGCTAGCCGCCCTAAAAAACTTAAATCATCTTCTAAGGCATCTAAATTTTTTAGAGGGaaaattaattcaatatttttaaaatgaagtCCTTAGAATTCCCTGAGGTTATCCACATAAATTGGCTCTTGTCATGGAGAAAACTATAAACGGGTAAGCATATGGTTGATCCCTTCCTAATCGAGCCTGCCTGTGTTGCTTAATGAAGAGCTAGTGGGGGCAAGTTTCAGCATGTTGAAGATACAGCCACGACGCCTTCTCAGCATACCAGACTGCTGCACTCCAGGCACTACGAGGACACCAGCCAACGGCCAAATATTCCAGAAGAATCTCTACGTAACAGCATCGCTGAGGTGGCAGGACAAAATTGTAAATTGCAATTAATTCTGTTATCTGTAAAGGCTATATATTCAGGCCTATCCCTGTGTAATGGAtataacaaaattaaaaaaaaaaaaaggaaggag
The sequence above is a segment of the Malania oleifera isolate guangnan ecotype guangnan chromosome 8, ASM2987363v1, whole genome shotgun sequence genome. Coding sequences within it:
- the LOC131163034 gene encoding U-box domain-containing protein 5-like isoform X2 produces the protein MGAGIHIIRKRRKNVGKKAITADRMVLRCEKARNVIESCLTQIQNLVPPPLAARVSGIVDDLRHARFTVEPAEDEAGKVVLALLRQDTPASSSTNNSELEALQFSALRLNITNHIALLIEKRSIKRLHDKARDTETTKKKILRYLLYLLRKYGKTICGRQSESNLALCEESPNQSFESESHGRNDDREQVDDSCSPTPPEEFKCPISMRLMHDPVIIASGQTFERVCIEKWFNEGNDSCPVTHIKVPHTSLTPNCGMKDLISKWCLRHGLAISDPSPQPIPGLRISREASSSCSVVSFGSSMNELRLQISNVSLRSSDTNCGSHTLDVKIDDGCSYIPPQMIANTCRSDSSTDNHGVNLAFLSTLPWEDQCKAVGDIKNNLKDNEKARFLKFSSSYIKPLIKFLKNAQDLCEPKSQRDGAKVLLAVLLESRNEVPPLHEDAIYVLASFIDSEISEEALQIMEVLSRQHFYKTKIVASGVLPSILKVLDSQIRKNHVLAMKILHKLSSSSDIGYHLVYLDCIPKIIPFLSDRILAGYCLEILSNLLNTEEAVVAVAETNICIASIAELLENGTKEQQEHAVDVLLSLCHCCPGYHELAMQENIIQSLASVCVNGNSRGKVVAKELLQLLRDVTNDDVRENQLPNTVLNLDIAQNSASRPKKLKSSSKASKFFRGKINSIFLK
- the LOC131163034 gene encoding U-box domain-containing protein 5-like isoform X1; this translates as MANDAVNVVEHPYYTSVKVHRSMCFELKKIIDRLSQIFPAIESAQPRSSSGLQALCSLNDAMDKVKLLIQSCSESSKLYLAITADRMVLRCEKARNVIESCLTQIQNLVPPPLAARVSGIVDDLRHARFTVEPAEDEAGKVVLALLRQDTPASSSTNNSELEALQFSALRLNITNHIALLIEKRSIKRLHDKARDTETTKKKILRYLLYLLRKYGKTICGRQSESNLALCEESPNQSFESESHGRNDDREQVDDSCSPTPPEEFKCPISMRLMHDPVIIASGQTFERVCIEKWFNEGNDSCPVTHIKVPHTSLTPNCGMKDLISKWCLRHGLAISDPSPQPIPGLRISREASSSCSVVSFGSSMNELRLQISNVSLRSSDTNCGSHTLDVKIDDGCSYIPPQMIANTCRSDSSTDNHGVNLAFLSTLPWEDQCKAVGDIKNNLKDNEKARFLKFSSSYIKPLIKFLKNAQDLCEPKSQRDGAKVLLAVLLESRNEVPPLHEDAIYVLASFIDSEISEEALQIMEVLSRQHFYKTKIVASGVLPSILKVLDSQIRKNHVLAMKILHKLSSSSDIGYHLVYLDCIPKIIPFLSDRILAGYCLEILSNLLNTEEAVVAVAETNICIASIAELLENGTKEQQEHAVDVLLSLCHCCPGYHELAMQENIIQSLASVCVNGNSRGKVVAKELLQLLRDVTNDDVRENQLPNTVLNLDIAQNSASRPKKLKSSSKASKFFRGKINSIFLK